The Oceanibaculum nanhaiense genome includes a region encoding these proteins:
- a CDS encoding sigma factor-like helix-turn-helix DNA-binding protein: MHAPKTDLSEVLPYLRRYAHALAGGRSKGDAYLKLCLETYLHEPHRLRAGRSIKPQLFALFHDVWSVVALTMPQLDEAGDDDDLDDPLAGGLQCLPVLKRQVFLLGRLEGFTAAEIAAILGIDEADARRRLDEATTLLRRRMIDRHLLQGGSVRSEEDDDAFDVPLQAPSFVGRRVERTPSHQR, from the coding sequence ATGCATGCCCCCAAGACAGATTTGTCCGAGGTTCTGCCCTATCTGCGCCGCTATGCCCATGCACTGGCCGGTGGCCGTTCCAAGGGCGACGCCTATCTGAAGCTATGTCTGGAAACCTATCTTCACGAGCCGCACCGGCTGCGTGCCGGGCGCAGCATCAAGCCTCAGCTTTTCGCCCTGTTCCACGATGTCTGGTCGGTGGTGGCGCTGACCATGCCGCAACTCGACGAAGCGGGGGACGATGATGATCTGGACGATCCCTTGGCCGGCGGTCTGCAATGCCTGCCCGTGCTGAAGCGGCAGGTGTTTCTGCTGGGGCGTCTGGAAGGCTTCACGGCGGCGGAGATCGCCGCGATCCTGGGGATCGACGAGGCCGATGCCCGCCGCCGCCTCGACGAGGCGACCACGCTGCTGCGCCGGCGCATGATCGATCGCCACCTGCTGCAGGGCGGTTCCGTTCGGTCAGAGGAAGATGATGATGCGTTTGACGTGCCGTTGCAGGCACCATCCTTTGTCGGCCGCCGGGTCGAGCGCACGCCGAGCCACCAAAGGTAA
- a CDS encoding O-antigen ligase family protein produces the protein MAQGRLQGGQIIEPPTGRVLSLDGDAGPAQPRAESNQTILLLALLVALPMFGQSFHYMIDLPPLYLLSKGWPVLTAPLALFALVRLSLPLQVLYGVLLAYVLGLTPLMSMIYFGTGLVDALATTAKSLPFLYYFAALGLLLLLRPRPETVVRAVLWLGAATFILMALLWVVIPADFYKTDPAESKLFLFEAERGYRIFMPMFFGTIFLFYLTRRAFARQEIATILLLLVCFALMVLIYKQRTVILAVLLTVGLIALAASSGWRRGLLLLFGTAGGLVAAGLIYAHFLERIEAALGASLTIRQLSITIATDYVLSNPLVMWFGAGSVTRISDNNLQTILGNAHFYLADIGWLGIIFEYGLVGASLILAVYVASLRCIRRIGAGTHYSMMTAALGDHIVLMLITSLVYSLVFTPGEMATALALATYLGLHSDTSVPRP, from the coding sequence ATGGCACAGGGGCGGCTACAGGGGGGGCAGATTATCGAACCGCCCACCGGTCGCGTGCTGTCGCTGGATGGCGATGCCGGCCCGGCACAGCCAAGGGCGGAAAGTAACCAGACAATTCTGCTGCTGGCGCTGCTGGTCGCCCTGCCGATGTTCGGGCAGAGCTTCCACTACATGATCGACCTGCCGCCGCTGTATTTGCTGTCCAAGGGCTGGCCGGTCCTGACCGCGCCGCTGGCGCTCTTCGCCCTGGTCCGTCTGTCGCTTCCCCTGCAGGTGCTCTACGGGGTTCTCCTGGCCTATGTGCTGGGGCTGACGCCGCTGATGTCGATGATCTATTTCGGCACCGGCCTTGTCGATGCCCTGGCCACCACGGCCAAGAGCTTGCCTTTTCTGTATTATTTCGCGGCGCTCGGGTTGCTTCTGCTGCTCCGCCCGCGGCCGGAGACGGTGGTCCGGGCGGTGTTGTGGCTGGGGGCTGCGACCTTCATCCTGATGGCATTGCTGTGGGTGGTAATTCCGGCCGATTTCTACAAAACCGATCCGGCGGAATCGAAGCTGTTCCTGTTCGAGGCCGAACGCGGCTACCGGATTTTCATGCCGATGTTCTTCGGCACCATCTTTCTGTTCTACCTGACGCGCCGTGCCTTCGCCCGGCAGGAGATCGCAACCATCCTGCTGCTGCTTGTCTGCTTCGCGCTGATGGTGCTGATCTACAAGCAGCGCACGGTCATCCTGGCGGTGCTGCTGACCGTCGGCCTGATTGCCCTTGCCGCCAGTTCCGGCTGGCGTCGCGGGCTGCTGCTGCTGTTCGGTACGGCGGGCGGGCTGGTGGCGGCAGGGCTGATCTACGCGCATTTCCTGGAGCGCATCGAAGCGGCGCTGGGGGCGTCGCTGACCATCCGGCAGCTGTCGATCACCATCGCCACCGATTATGTGCTCAGCAATCCGCTGGTCATGTGGTTCGGCGCCGGTTCGGTGACCCGGATCAGCGACAACAATCTGCAGACGATCCTCGGCAACGCCCATTTCTATCTGGCGGATATCGGCTGGCTCGGCATCATCTTCGAATATGGCCTGGTCGGCGCCAGCCTGATCCTTGCCGTCTATGTCGCCTCATTGCGCTGTATCCGGCGGATCGGGGCGGGCACGCATTATTCCATGATGACGGCGGCGCTGGGCGACCATATCGTCCTGATGCTGATCACATCGCTGGTCTATTCCCTGGTGTTCACACCGGGCGAGATGGCGACGGCGCTGGCACTGGCCACCTATCTGGGGCTGCACAGCGATACATCGGTTCCCCGGCCTTAG
- the ettA gene encoding energy-dependent translational throttle protein EttA, whose protein sequence is MASYQYIYVMKGLSKVYPGGREVVKDVWLSFLPGAKIGVLGPNGAGKSTLMKIMAGMDKEFNGEAWAADGARIGYLSQEPELDAAKTVRENVMDALAATRDLLERFNEISAKFAEPMDDDEMNNLLAEQAELQEKIDAANGWEIERTAEIAMDALRCPPGDANVTTLSGGERRRVALCKLLLEAPDLLLLDEPTNHLDAESVAWLQRTLHDYPGTVVTVTHDRYFLDEVAGWILEIDRGRCIPYEGNYTGWLEQKRKRLELEAKTEDSRIRNLKEEEEWVRASPRARQAKSRARLQAYEELLAAGQDRAPDANRIVIPAGPRLGNLVIEAEHLGKAYGDRLLIDDLTFKLPPGAIVGVIGPNGAGKTTLFRMITEQETPDSGAIRIGETVKLAYVDQSRDDLEANKTVWEEISGGNDEIELGKRKMQSRAYVSLFNFRGSDQQKKVGQLSGGERNRVHLAKMLKSGGNVIMLDEPTNDLDVDTLRSLEEGLLEFAGCAVVISHDRWFLDRVATHILAFEGDSQVVWFEGNYQAYEEDRHRRLGAAADQPHRIKYKPIVRN, encoded by the coding sequence ATGGCCTCCTATCAGTATATTTATGTGATGAAGGGCCTGTCGAAGGTCTATCCGGGCGGCCGCGAGGTCGTGAAGGATGTCTGGCTGTCCTTCCTGCCCGGCGCCAAGATCGGCGTGCTCGGCCCGAACGGCGCCGGTAAATCGACGCTGATGAAAATCATGGCCGGCATGGACAAGGAGTTCAACGGCGAGGCCTGGGCCGCCGATGGCGCGCGTATCGGCTATCTGTCGCAGGAGCCGGAGCTCGATGCCGCCAAGACGGTCCGCGAGAATGTGATGGACGCGCTGGCCGCGACCCGCGACCTGCTGGAGCGGTTCAACGAGATATCGGCCAAGTTCGCCGAGCCGATGGACGATGACGAGATGAACAACCTGCTGGCCGAGCAGGCCGAGCTGCAGGAGAAGATCGACGCCGCCAATGGCTGGGAGATCGAGCGCACGGCGGAGATCGCCATGGACGCGCTGCGCTGCCCGCCCGGCGACGCCAATGTCACGACCCTGTCGGGCGGTGAACGCCGCCGCGTGGCGCTGTGCAAGCTGTTGCTGGAAGCGCCCGACCTGCTGCTGCTCGACGAGCCGACCAACCATCTGGACGCCGAATCGGTCGCCTGGCTGCAGCGCACGCTGCACGATTATCCGGGCACCGTCGTCACCGTGACCCATGATCGCTACTTCCTGGACGAGGTGGCGGGCTGGATCCTGGAAATCGACCGCGGCCGCTGTATCCCCTATGAGGGCAATTACACCGGCTGGCTGGAGCAGAAGCGCAAGCGCCTGGAGCTGGAAGCCAAGACCGAGGATTCCCGCATCCGCAACCTGAAGGAAGAGGAGGAGTGGGTCCGCGCCAGCCCGCGTGCCCGCCAGGCCAAGTCACGTGCCCGCCTGCAGGCCTATGAGGAACTGCTGGCCGCCGGCCAGGACCGCGCGCCCGATGCCAACCGCATCGTCATCCCGGCCGGTCCGCGCCTCGGCAATCTCGTCATCGAGGCCGAGCATCTCGGCAAGGCCTATGGCGACCGGCTGCTGATCGACGACCTGACCTTCAAGCTGCCGCCAGGCGCCATTGTTGGCGTGATCGGCCCGAACGGCGCCGGCAAGACCACCCTGTTCCGCATGATCACCGAACAGGAGACGCCCGATAGCGGCGCCATACGCATCGGCGAGACGGTGAAGCTGGCCTATGTCGATCAGAGCCGCGACGATCTGGAGGCGAACAAGACCGTGTGGGAGGAAATCTCCGGCGGCAATGACGAGATCGAGCTTGGCAAGCGCAAGATGCAGAGCCGCGCCTATGTCTCGCTGTTCAATTTCCGGGGTTCCGACCAGCAGAAGAAGGTTGGCCAGCTGTCAGGCGGCGAGCGCAACCGGGTGCATCTGGCCAAGATGCTGAAATCCGGCGGCAACGTCATCATGCTCGACGAACCGACCAACGATCTGGACGTCGATACGCTGCGCTCGCTGGAAGAGGGGCTGCTGGAATTCGCTGGCTGCGCCGTGGTCATCAGCCATGATCGCTGGTTCCTGGACCGCGTGGCGACGCATATCCTGGCCTTCGAGGGCGACAGCCAGGTGGTCTGGTTCGAGGGTAATTACCAGGCCTATGAGGAAGACCGCCATCGCCGCCTGGGGGCGGCGGCGGATCAGCCGCACCGCATCAAGTACAAGCCGATTGTTCGTAACTGA
- a CDS encoding WecB/TagA/CpsF family glycosyltransferase produces the protein MTLSEAETAVREEHIFGTKIALLDVTAAAAAVMARPADAPFAYIVTPNAQHLVQLDRGDADFRAAYDGAWLRLCDSQIVRLVARLFFARNLPLCAGSDLTAALFADHIRPDDRICVIGGDAELERRLREKYGLRNLARHAPPMGFMADPEAVRACIDFIETHPSRFVFLAVGSPRSELLACRVQARGRATGTGLCIGSSLHFITGLVPRAPLWMRRLALEWLFRLLRAPRSHARRVFVDSLPFLYIALRQRLMPGRRSGLPPEER, from the coding sequence GTGACCCTTTCCGAGGCGGAGACGGCGGTCCGTGAAGAGCATATCTTCGGAACGAAGATCGCGCTGCTGGACGTGACGGCGGCGGCGGCGGCGGTCATGGCGCGGCCGGCAGACGCGCCCTTCGCCTATATCGTTACCCCGAATGCCCAGCATCTGGTGCAGCTGGACCGCGGCGATGCCGATTTTCGCGCGGCCTATGACGGTGCCTGGCTGCGGCTGTGTGACAGCCAGATCGTGCGGCTGGTCGCCCGGCTGTTTTTTGCCCGCAACCTGCCATTGTGCGCCGGCAGCGATCTGACCGCCGCGCTGTTCGCCGATCACATCCGGCCGGATGACAGGATCTGCGTTATCGGCGGCGATGCGGAACTGGAGCGCCGGCTGCGCGAGAAATACGGTCTGCGGAACCTGGCCCGGCACGCGCCGCCGATGGGCTTCATGGCCGACCCGGAAGCCGTACGGGCCTGCATCGATTTCATCGAGACGCATCCCAGCCGCTTTGTCTTTCTGGCGGTCGGCTCGCCCCGGTCGGAGTTGCTGGCGTGCCGCGTGCAGGCGCGCGGCCGGGCCACGGGCACCGGCCTGTGCATCGGCAGCTCCCTGCATTTCATCACCGGGCTGGTGCCGCGCGCGCCGCTGTGGATGCGGCGGCTGGCGCTGGAATGGCTGTTCCGGCTGCTGCGGGCGCCGCGCAGCCACGCGCGCCGGGTGTTCGTCGATTCGCTTCCTTTCCTGTATATTGCGCTGAGGCAGAGGCTGATGCCGGGACGGCGCAGCGGCCTGCCGCCAGAGGAGCGTTGA
- a CDS encoding PLD nuclease N-terminal domain-containing protein has protein sequence MGIEVGGLLGLLLLIANIWAIVNVVGSGASTGGKVLWILFILLMPLLGFIVWLILGPRSVRA, from the coding sequence ATGGGTATTGAGGTCGGCGGCCTTCTGGGCCTGCTTTTGCTGATCGCCAACATCTGGGCAATCGTGAATGTCGTTGGCAGCGGCGCGTCCACCGGCGGCAAGGTGCTGTGGATTCTGTTCATCCTGCTGATGCCGCTGCTGGGCTTCATTGTCTGGCTCATCCTGGGGCCGCGCAGCGTGCGGGCTTAA
- a CDS encoding sigma-70 family RNA polymerase sigma factor, which translates to MPRPFQDELVDVIPHLQAFARMLCRNEDRAKDLTQDAVVRALKAQDKFQMGTNFKAWMFTILRNIFYDQLRQRRFEMEPIDDRALNQSTPATQEVKLHVRDFDRAFQTLSADQREVLILVGASGFSYEDAAEICDCAVGTIKSRVSRARAELSQVMAARERPAAARYQAA; encoded by the coding sequence ATGCCACGCCCGTTTCAGGATGAGTTGGTTGACGTCATTCCCCACCTGCAGGCTTTCGCCCGCATGCTGTGCCGCAATGAGGATCGCGCCAAGGATCTGACGCAGGACGCTGTGGTGCGTGCGCTGAAGGCGCAGGACAAGTTCCAGATGGGCACCAACTTCAAAGCCTGGATGTTCACCATCCTGCGCAACATCTTCTACGATCAGCTGCGCCAGCGCCGCTTCGAGATGGAACCCATCGACGACCGCGCGCTCAACCAGTCCACCCCGGCGACCCAGGAGGTGAAACTGCATGTGCGCGATTTCGACCGCGCCTTCCAGACGCTGTCGGCCGACCAGCGCGAGGTGCTGATCCTGGTTGGCGCCAGCGGCTTCAGCTACGAGGACGCGGCCGAAATCTGCGACTGCGCCGTTGGCACGATCAAGAGCCGCGTGTCGCGCGCCCGCGCCGAACTGAGCCAGGTCATGGCAGCCCGCGAGCGCCCGGCTGCAGCACGCTATCAGGCGGCCTGA